One genomic segment of Ricinus communis isolate WT05 ecotype wild-type chromosome 3, ASM1957865v1, whole genome shotgun sequence includes these proteins:
- the LOC107262423 gene encoding NF-X1-type zinc finger protein NFXL1, whose product MSFPQSRNDRRDRSRGSNQISHQTWVPRGSTSTVVMNPPTSTFNSNPNNGIGSDCSNDTKFAPPNFRHGTSNTNNAFRGRNPVPNNYRRDRERERSQTQQVKELKQKDPNLPQLVQEIQDKLVKGIVECMICYDMVRRSASIWSCSSCYSIFHLNCIKKWARAPTSIDLSAEKNQGFNWRCPGCQSVQLTSSKEIRYACFCRKRIDPPSDLYLTPHSCGEPCGKPLERGIPGLGESNEDLCPHVCVLQCHPGPCPPCKAFAPPRVCPCGKKVITTRCSDRRSVLTCGQRCDKLLQCSRHRCEKICHMGPCDPCQVLVNASCFCKKSVEVVLCGEMAIKGEVKAEDGVFSCNSICGKKLGCGNHLCGETCHPGSCGDCYLTPDRVTSCYCGKTSLEVERKCCLDPIPNCTQTCGKLLPCKIHHCKEVCHAGDCSPCLVLVTQRCRCGSTSRTVECFKTRVESEKFTCDKPCGRKKNCGRHRCSERCCPLSNPNSLLSGDWDPHFCQMACGKKLRCGQHSCESLCHSGHCPACLETIFTDLSCACGRTSIPPPLPCGTPPPSCQLPCSVPQPCGHSASHSCHFGDCPPCSVPIAKECVGGHVVLGNIPCGSKDIRCNKLCGKTRQCGLHACGRTCHPPPCDASCGSEAGSRASCGQTCGAPRRDCRHTCTAVCHPSVSCPDVRCEFSVKITCSCTRITALVPCDAGGSSSGFNADSVFEASIVQKLPVPLQPVESMGKKIPLGQRKLMCDDECAKLERKRVLADAFDITQNLEALHFGENSAVTELIADVYRRDPKWVLAVEERFKYLVLGKNRGSLSALKVHVFCPMLKDRRDAVRLIAERWKLTIYSAGREPKRFIVVYVTPKSKAPSRVIGIKGTTTLLAPHPPTFDPLVDMDPRLVVSFLDLPREADISSLVLRFGGECELLWFNDKNALAVFNDPARAATAMRRLDHGSAYHGAAVVYQNGSSSVTSAATNPWGGAGGAQEGAASLKSWKNAVVPEDSWGSEEWSHGSVNVQASAWKGKETPIAASINRWTLLDSESSVSSSAASIKTEDPETRGGSCSSSGLESNASISYSSGELGGVSSRAELPEVVDDWEKAYDDENI is encoded by the coding sequence ATGAGCTTTCCTCAATCAAGAAATGATCGAAGGGATAGGAGTAGAGGTTCCAATCAAATTTCCCATCAAACATGGGTCCCAAGAGGATCAACATCAACAGTGGTTATGAATCCACCTACTTCAACCTTCAATTCTAACCCTAATAATGGGATTGGCAGTGATTGCTCTAATGATACTAAGTTTGCACCGCCTAATTTTAGGCATGGTACCAGCAATACTAATAATGCCTTTAGAGGTCGGAACCCGGTGCCCAATAATTACAGGAGGGATAGGGAGAGGGAGAGGAGCCAGACTCAACAGGTTAAGGAGCTGAAACAGAAAGACCCCAATTTGCCGCAGCTCGTGCAAGAAATTCAGGACAAACTTGTGAAGGGTATTGTTGAGTGTATGATTTGCTATGATATGGTGCGGAGGTCTGCTTCCATTTGGTCATGCTCAAGTtgttattctatttttcatttgaattGCATCAAGAAGTGGGCTCGTGCTCCTACTTCTATTGACTTGTCAGCTGAGAAGAATCAAGGTTTTAATTGGCGATGCCCGGGTTGTCAGTCTGTGCAGCTCACATCATCAAAGGAAATTCGGTATGCTTGCTTTTGTAGGAAGAGGATTGACCCACCTTCAGATTTGTATCTGACCCCACATTCTTGTGGTGAACCATGTGGTAAGCCACTTGAGAGGGGGATTCCAGGTCTGGGTGAGAGCAATGAGGATCTTTGTCCTCATGTTTGCGTCTTGCAATGTCATCCAGGTCCATGCCCTCCTTGTAAGGCATTTGCTCCACCACGGGTGTGTCCATGTGGGAAGAAAGTAATCACAACAAGATGCTCTGATCGAAGGTCTGTTCTTACTTGTGGCCAACGTTGTGATAAGCTTCTACAATGTTCGCGTCATCGATGTGAGAAGATATGCCATATGGGTCCTTGTGATCCTTGTCAGGTTCTAGTTAATGCATCATGTTTTTGCAAGAAAAGTGTGGAGGTTGTCTTGTGCGGAGAAATGGCTATAAAAGGTGAAGTGAAAGCTGAAGATGGTGTTTTCTCTTGTAACTCAATATGTGGAAAAAAGCTGGGTTGTGGAAATCACTTGTGTGGTGAGACTTGCCATCCAGGTTCTTGTGGGGATTGTTACCTGACGCCAGACAGGGTGACATCATGCTATTGTGGGAAAACAAGTTTGGAGGTGGAAAGAAAGTGTTGTTTGGACCCAATCCCAAACTGTACACAAACTTGTGGTAAACTTCTTCCATGTAAGATACACCATTGTAAGGAGGTTTGCCATGCTGGGGATTGCTCACCTTGTCTAGTTCTTGTCACCCAAAGATGTCGGTGTGGATCAACCTCTAGAACCGTGGAATGCTTCAAAACAAGAGTAGAGAGTGAAAAATTTACATGTGATAAACCTTGTGGCCGGAAAAAAAACTGTGGGAGGCACCGGTGTAGTGAAAGGTGCTGTCCACTTTCCAACCCAAACAGTCTTCTCTCTGGTGATTGGGATCCACACTTTTGTCAGATGGCTTGTGGGAAGAAGCTGAGGTGTGGACAACATTCTTGTGAATCGCTATGTCATAGTGGACATTGTCCAGCGTGCCTTGAGACAATCTTTACCGACTTGAGCTGTGCATGTGGGAGAACTTCAATTCCTCCTCCATTGCCATGTGGTACACCTCCACCTTCATGTCAGCTCCCATGCTCAGTTCCTCAGCCTTGTGGTCATTCAGCTTCTCATAGCTGCCACTTTGGAGACTGCCCACCTTGTTCAGTCCCTATAGCAAAGGAGTGTGTGGGTGGGCATGTGGTTCTGGGGAACATACCTTGTGGCTCAAAGGATATCAGATGCAATAAACTTTGTGGTAAGACTAGGCAGTGTGGCTTACATGCATGTGGCAGAACTTGTCATCCACCGCCTTGTGATGCTTCATGTGGAAGTGAAGCAGGTTCAAGAGCATCATGTGGGCAGACGTGCGGTGCTCCTAGAAGAGATTGCAGACATACTTGCACTGCAGTTTGTCATCCTTCTGTATCTTGTCCTGATGTCAGATGCGAGTTCTCTGTCAAGATTACTTGCTCTTGTACCAGGATAACAGCACTAGTTCCTTGTGATGCTGGAGGAAGCAGCAGTGGTTTTAATGCTGATTCTGTATTTGAAGCATCCATTGTTCAAAAGTTGCCAGTACCACTTCAACCAGTGGAATCTATGGGCAAGAAAATTCCACTTGGGCAGAGGAAGCTCATGTGTGATGATGAATGTGCCAAGTTGGAGCGCAAAAGGGTACTTGCTGATGCTTTTGATATCACCCAAAACTTGGAAGCCCTTCATTTTGGTGAAAATTCTGCTGTAACGGAGCTAATTGCTGACGTGTACAGGCGTGATCCAAAGTGGGTGCTTGCAGTAGAGGAGAGATTCAAATACTTGGTTCTTGGGAAAAACAGAGGATCCTTAAGTGCTCTTAAGGTTCATGTTTTCTGCCCTATGCTGAAGGATAGGAGAGATGCAGTTAGGCTGATAGCCGAACGGTGGAAGCTTACAATTTATTCTGCTGGCCGAGAACCAAAGCGTTTCATTGTAGTATATGTCACTCCAAAATCCAAAGCGCCATCCCGTGTGATTGGAATAAAGGGTACTACAACTTTACTAGCCCCCCATCCACCCACCTTTGATCCTCTTGTAGACATGGATCCCAGGCTTGTTGTGTCTTTTCTAGATTTGCCAAGGGAGGCAGATATAAGTTCTTTGGTTCTGAGGTTTGGTGGGGAATGTGAACTACTATGGTTCAATGACAAGAATGCACTTGCTGTATTTAATGACCCTGCTCGTGCAGCAACTGCTATGAGGAGGTTGGATCATGGATCAGCGTATCATGGGGCAGCTGTAGTTTACCAAAATGGCAGTTCATCAGTTACTTCCGCTGCTACTAATCCTTGGGGAGGAGCAGGGGGTGCTCAAGAAGGAGCAGCATCTTTGAAGTCATGGAAAAATGCTGTAGTTCCAGAAGATTCATGGGGCAGTGAAGAGTGGTCTCATGGATCTGTGAATGTTCAGGCTTCTGCATGGAAAGGGAAAGAAACTCCAATTGCAGCTTCAATTAACCGGTGGACTCTCTTAGACTCGGAATCTTCTGTAAGTTCATCTGCTGCATCTATCAAAACTGAGGATCCTGAAACACGAGGGGGAAGCTGTTCTAGTTCAGGATTAGAATCAAACGCAAGCATTTCCTATTCATCTGGGGAGCTTGGAGGGGTTTCAAGTCGAGCAGAGTTGCCTGAAGTGGTGGATGATTGGGAGAAAGCGTATGATGATGAGAATATATAA